The stretch of DNA GGGCGGTCAGCGAGACCCCGGCGGTCTGCGTGTGGAAGCGCAGCCACTGCGCCTTGTCGGTCTTCGCGCCGTAGACGTCGCGCATCCACCGGGCCCAGATGCGGCGCGCCGCACGGAACTTGGCGATCTCCTCGAAGAAGTCGACGTGCGCGTCGAAGAAGAAGGACAGGCCGGGCGCGAAGACGTCGACGTCGAGACCGCGGCTGAGCCCGAGTTCGACGTACCCGAAGCCGTCCGCCAGCGTGTACGCCAGCTCCTGCGCGGCCGTCGCCCCCGCCTCGCGGATGTGGTAGCCGGAGACGGACAGCGGCTTGTACGCGGGGATCCCGGTGGCGCAGTGCTCCATCAGGTCGCCGATGAGGCGCAGATGGGGCTCGGGCTGGAAGAGCCACTCCTTCTGGGCGATGTACTCCTTGAAGATGTCGGTCTGGAGCGTGCCGTTGAGGACGGAGGCGTCCACGCCCTGCCGCTCCGCGGCGACCAGGTACATGCAGAAGACGGGGACGGCCGGCCCGCTGATCGTCATCGACGTGGTGACGTCACCGAGCGGGATGTCCTTGAACAGCACCTCCATGTCGGCCGCCGAGTCGATGGCCACACCGCAGTGGCCGACCTCGCCCAGCGAACGCGGGTCGTCGGAGTCGCGGCCCATGAGCGTCGGCATGTCGAAGGCGACCGAGAGCCCGCCTCCGCCGTTGCCGAGGATCATCTTGTAGCGCTCGTTGGTCTGCTCGGCGTTGCCGAACCCGGCGAACTGCCGGATCGTCCACGTACGCCCCCGGTAGCCGGTCGGGTACAGGCCGCGGGTGAAGGGGTACTCCCCCGGCCAGCCGATCCGCTCGAATCCCTCGTACGTGTCTCCCGGCCGGGGACCGTACACCGGCTCCACGGGATCGCCGGAGAGCGTGGTGAAGTCCGCCTCGCGCTTGCGTGCGGCGTCGTACCGGGCCTGCCAGCGGTGGCGGCCCTCCTCGATGGCGTCAGCGTCCATACCCTCGAATTTACTAGGACGTCCAAGTAAATGTCGACGGCTGACCGCCGTACGGGTTCCGTACGGCGGTGGCGCGTGCTCAGGCCTTGGCGACCGCGGGGGCCTCGTCCTGCGCGGCGAGCCGGGACTCCAGCTCGCGGCTGACCCTGCGCTCGACGAAGAAGGCGGCGGTCGGGATGGTCCCCGCGAGGAGCACCCACAGCTGCTTGGCGACCGGCCACTTGGCCTTGGAGCCCAGGTCGAAGGCGAACACCAGGTACACGACGTACAGCCAGCCGTGCGCGATGCCGACGACGCTCGTGAAGCCCGCCGCGCCGTTGATGCCGAGCACGTACTTGGCGATCACGCCGAGAGTCAGCAGGACCAGCAGCACACCGGTGACGTAGGCCATGACCCGGTAGCGGGTCAGCACGCTTCGTTTCATGGGGACGAGCGTAACCACCTGTTCCGGGAGATCTTGCCCCGGGTGGCCCTGCCCGCGGCGGTCCGTGCCCCGGCCCCTCAGTCCTCGTGCGGGCCGTGCGCGTCAGTCCTCGTGGAAGTCGTGCGCGGCGATCCGCAGCGGCCGCAGCATCGCGAAGATCTCGCCGCACTCCTCGGCGTCGTAGGCCCCGAGGCCGAACTCCATCGCCATCAGGTCGCGGGTGGCGGCATCGACCGCCTCGCGGCCCTTGTCGGTGATGACGGCGAGCGTGCCGCGCCCGTCGTTGGGGTTGGGGCGCCTGGCGACGAGACCGGATCTGACCAGCCGGTCCACGGTGTTCGTCACGGACGTGGGGTGCACCATCAGACGCTCGCCGATCTTGGACATCGGCAGTTCGCCGGCCTTGGAGAAGGTGAGCAGCACCAGGGCCTCGTAGCGCGCGAAGGTCAGCCCGTACGGCTTGACCACCGCGTCGACCTCGGCCAGCAGGATCTGGTGGGCGCGCATGATCGAGGTGATCGCGGCCATGGACGGCACGCTTCCCCAGCGCTGCTTCCAGAGCTCGTCGGCACGGGCGATGGGGTCGAAAGGGAGACTGAGGGGCTTCGGCACGTCACCAGACCCTACCGGTCGGTCATATGCGGCTCAGCCCCGTCTCAGCTTTCGGTCCGGCGGGCTCAGCCCTCGGTCCGGCGGGCGGCCACCGCCAGCCCCACGCAGCACACCGTCCCCAGGACTCCGGCCCCCGCGACCGTCGCCGCCACCCCGGCGAACTCCGCCGCGACCCCGGCCAGCGCCATGCCCACGCCCTGGATCGTCATGAGTCCGGCGGTCAGCAGGGTCATCGCCCGGCCACGCAGTTCCTCGGGCACCGCCCGCACGAACCACTGGTCCAGGCCCAGCGTGTACGCCGACCCGGCGCCCGAGAGCACCAGCAGGAGCAGGGAGACGGCGAGGCCGGGGCGCAGGGCGTAGCCGAGGTAGGGCAGCAGGGTCAGGCAGACCAGCGGCAGGGCGATCCGCTCCCGGACGGCGGGCCGCAGCCGGGAGCCGGCGTACAACTCGCTCGCGATCGTGCCGACGGGCAGCCCGCACATCAGCAGTCCGAGCCCGACGGAGCCTGCGCCGAGCGCGTCGGCGTACGGGGCCGCCAGGGCCTCCGGCACGACCGCGAACATCGGCGGCACCCAGAACAGCAGGAGGAGTACGCGGATCCGGCGGTCGGCGAGCACCTGCCGGGCACCGCGCAGCGAATCGCCCACCAGGGCGCCGGGCAGGCCGGTCCTGGCGGGACGGTTCCGGGTGCCGAGGCGGAGCAGGACGGCGGAGGCGAGGAAGGTGACGACGGTGATCAGCAGGGCGTGCCGGGGGCTGACCACGGTGAGCAGCAGGCCGCCGAGGCCGAAGCCGACGAGCAGCGCGCTCTGCGAGACGATCCGCAGCAGGGAGCGGCCGAGGACGAACAGCTCACCGTCGCCGAGGATGTCGGTGAGGCTGGCCATCCGCGTTCCCTGGAACACGGGTGACACGACGGCGACGGCGCAGCGCAGCGCGAGCAGGACGCCGATGTGGGCGCCGGGCACCACCATCGGCGCCACGCAGGCCGCGCACACCAGGTCGCAGGTGACGAGCACCCGGCGGGTCGGGAAGCGGTCGGCGATCCCGCTGAGGAGGGTGCCGCCGACGACGTAGGGCATGAGGCCGAGCGCGAAGGTGAGGGCGCTCATCAGGGGCGAGCCGGTGAGGTCGTAGACGAGGACCGACAGGGCGATCTCGCTGACCATCACGCCGAGCAGGGAGAGGGCGTGGGCGGCGAAGACCGCCCGGAACTCGGGTACGGCGAAGACCCGGGCGTAGCCGGCCGCCGGTTCGGCCACGGTCACGGGGGCGGGCGTGGGTGCGGGCCGGTCCGGGGCCCGCGGGGTCGGGGTGGGCTCGGGGGCTTGCTGCTGCATGGGCGGCAGCGTGCCGGTGGGAGGGGCGGTCGGCGTAGAGTTTCGGCCACCGCCGAATCTTTGCCGTCTCTCCTGTCTCTCCTGCCTTCGCCTGTCTCTCCTGCCTTCGCCTGTCTTTCCTGTCTTCGCCTGTCCTTCCTGTCTTCACTCGTCCTTCCTGGGGGTGCCGTGCCGTTCCGTCTGCACTTCGGGGACGACGACCTCATGCGGTGCCGGTTCGCGGTGTCGCCGCTGTGGGAGACGCAGGAGGCGGTACGGACGCTGCGGCGGCCGGACCGGCACGGATACCACCCGCACTGGCTGCGCCGCATCCGGGAGGCCGCAGAGGGGCTGGACCTCGCCCCGCTGTGGCTGCTCATGCCCCGGCGGGGGCACAGCCCCGACTTCCTCGGGCCGCCGCCGATCGGGCCTGCGGCCGTGTTCGAGGAGGAGATCGCCCAGGTGCGGGCGGCGGATCCCGGGGCGGCGCGGGAGGACCTGGCGCGGGCGCTCGCCGATACGCCGGGTGCGCTGGAGTCGTCGCGGGCGCGGGTGATGCTCGCCGATCCGGAACGTGCGGTGCGGGAGCTGGCCGATCTGCTGGAGGCCGCGTGGCACGCGCTGATCGAGCCGGAGTGGCCACGGCTGCGGGCGCTCCTTGAGGCCGACGTGGCCTTCCACTCGCGGCGGCTGGCCGAGGTGGGGCTGGGGGCGCTGCTGCCGGAGCTGGACCGGCGGCTGTCCTGGGACGGGCGGACGCTGACGGTCGACTGGCCGGGCGAGCACGGGCGCGACCTCGACGGGCGGGGACTGGTGCTGATGCCGAGCGTGTTCTCCTGGCCGGACGTGATCAGCGGCTTCGATCCGCCCTGGCAGCCCACGCTGGTGTACCCGGCGCGCGGGCTGGGCGGTCTGTGGGTGCGGCGGGGCGCGGAGGCCGGCGAGGCCCTGGTGCGGCTGCTGGGGCGGGGGCGGGCCGCGGTGCTGGCCGCGCTGACCGATCCGGCGTCGACGACGGCGCTGGCCCACCGTCTGGACCTGGCCCCGTCGTCGGTGTCGGCGCATCTGACGGTGCTGCGGGACGCGGGCCTGCTCACGTCCCGCCGGTACGGGCACCAGGTGCTCTACGAACGCACTCCGCTGGGGATGGCACTGGTCTCGGGCGGGTGAGGCCCGCGCGAGGCAAGCGGCGCGGTGGGGACGGAGGGTCCCGCGAAGCGCCGCCGGGTGTTCACTCCGCCTGCTGGGCGAGGTGCCGTTCGACGCGCTCCACCTTGGCGGTGAGGCCGTCCGTGACACCGGGACGGATGTCCGCCTTGAGGACCAGGGACACACGCGGAGCGCGTGCCTCCACCGCGGCGACGGCTCGTTTGACGACGTCCATGACCTCGTCCCACTCACCCTCGACGGAGGTGAACATCGCGTCGGTGCGGTTGGGCAGGCCGGACTCGCGGACGACCCGGACGGCGTCGGCGACGTACTCCCCCACGTCCTCGCCGACGCCCAGCGGGGTCACGGAAAAGGCGACGATCACGCGTTCACGACCCCTTCGCGGCGGGCGCGGGAGGCGATCACCGCGTCCTCGGCCTCGCGCTTGAGCCTGCGCTCGGCGAAGAAGCCGCCGGTGGGCAGGACCGAGAGGACGAAGTAGAGGGCGGCGGTCCCCAGCGACCACTTGGCACGGTTCCAGGCGTCGGCCCAGAAGATCACGTACAGGATGAACAGGACGCCGTGGATCGCGCCCATCACGGGCACCGCGTTGAAGTCCGTGGTCCGCTTCAGGACCGAGCAGACCAGGAGCAGGAGGAAGGAGACCGCCTCGGGGGCGGAGACCAGGCGGAGGCGGCGGAGGGCGGTGGCGGTCTTGATGTCCACGGGTCACCTTCGGTGGGAGACGGACCGGCGGGCCGCTGAAGTGACGCGGGCCGGCTTGTGAATGCGAGCACAAACGTTCGTCCATTGTGGCAAACCCGCGGGGCGGCTCCGGTCAGGGGGTGGGCGCGGCCGTCCCGTAAGGGTGTGAATCAGGGTCGTTGTCCCCCCGTGGGCCCTGTCGGCCCGCCCCGTCCGCCGCTACCTTCACTCCGTGGCGATGTTCCGACTTCAAGACAGCAGGGTGCTCGCCGTCGACATGACCGGGGACGCCGTGAAGGCGAAGAACGGCTCGATGGTCGCGTACGACGGGCAGATGGCCTTCAAGAGGCTGACCGGTGGCGGCGAGGGACTGCGCGGCATGGTGACCCGGCGGCTCACCGGCGAGCAGATGACCGTGATGGAGGTGCGGGGGCACGGAACGTGCTGGTTCGCCGACCGGGCGGCCGAGATCAATCTGGTGCAGCTCCAGGGGGAAAAGCTGTACGTCGAGTCGAGCAACCTGCTCGCGACGGACGCCGGGCTGCGCACGGGAACGACGTTCACCGGGCTGCGCGGCGCCTCCCAGGGCAACGGGCTGTTCACGACCACGGTCGAGGGGCACGGGCAGGCGGCGATCATGTCGGACGGGCCGGCGGTGGTGCTCAGGGTCAGCCAGCAGTACCCGCTGATCGTCGACCCCGGCGCCTACATCGCGCACCAGGGCGACGTCCGGCAGTCCTTCCAGTCCGGGGTGACCTTCCGCACGTTCCTCGGGGAGGGCGGCGGCGAGGCCTTCCAGATCCGGTTCGAGGGGGACGGGCTGGTGTACGTCCAGCCGAGCGAGCGGAACACGATCGCGGGGGACCTGTGAGATGACCTTCCGGGAGATCAACTCGAAAATGGTCGAGGCGACGGTCGTGCCCGGCCGGCGCCTGTTCAGTCAGCGCGGCGCGATGCTCGCCTACCGCGGTGACGTGGCGTTCACGCCCAACATCCAGGGCGGCCAGGGCGGTCTGATGTCGATGATCGGGCGCCGGGTGGCGGGTGAGGCGACACCACTGATGACCGTGGAGGGCAGCGGCACGGTCTTCTTCGGGCACGGCGGCCACCATGTGCACGTGATCGAGATGACGGGTGACACGTTGTACGTGGAGGCGGACCGCCTGCTCGCCTTCGAGGGCACGCTCCAGCAGGGCACGATGTTCATGGGCTCGCAGGGCGGGGTCATGGGCATGGTGCGGGGCCAGGTGACGGGTCAGGGACTGTTCACGACGACCCTCCAGGGACGCGGCTCGGTCGCGGTCATGGCGCACGGCGGCGTCTTCGAGGTGCCGATCACCCCGCAGCGCCCCGTCCACGTCGACCCGCAGGCCTACGTCGCCCACCACGGCGACGTCCGCAACAAGCTGTCCACCGCGCTGGGCTGGCGCGAGATGGTGGGACGCGGCTCCGGGGAGGGCTTCCAGCTCGAACTGAGCGGCAACGGCACGGTGTACGTCCAGGCGTCGGAGGAGAAGCTGTGAGCGCGTACGGAACGCCCGGCGCCGGGCCGGTGGTCCACGACCCGACGACCCTGCCGGCCGACGACAACGTGAACCCGTACACCTTCTGCGTGGAGCTCAAGGGAAGCCAGTGGTTCCTCCAGAAGGGGAAGATGATCGCCTACTACGGGGCGATCGAGTTCAACGGCATCGGACACGGCCGGCTGGACCATCTGATCCGTACGGCCTTTCATTCGCCTCTGCACGCGAGCGACTGGGTGGTGGCCGAGGGCTCGGGCCGGATGCTGCTCGCCGACCGGGCCTTCGATGTCAACTCCTTCGACCTGGACGACGGCAATCTGACCATTCGCTCCGGCAATCTGCTCGCTTTTCAGCCAAGTCTGTCGCTCAAGCAGTCGATCGTGCCCGGCTTCCTCACCCTCATCGGAACCGGGAAGTTCGTGGCCGCGTCCAACGGGCCGGTGGTGTTCATGGAGCCCCCGATCCGGGTGGACCCGCAGGCGCTGGTCGGCTGGGCCGACTGCCCGTCCCCGTGCCATCACTACGACCACGGGTACCTGACCGGCGTACTGGGCGGGCTGCGTTCCATGACGGGCCTCGGGCCGGTCTCCGGGGAGGAGCACCAGTTCGAGTTCGTGGGGGCCGGGACGGTCCTGCTGCAGTCCAGCGAGAGCCTCATGGCCGAACTGGCGGCGGGGGTGCTTCCGGACGAGCCCGGGGTACCCGGAGGAGGAAGGGTGTCCGGAACCCGCGGACAGCAGGGCGGGCAACCGCGCCTTCCCGGACAGCTGGGAGATCTCCAGCGTCGCTTCGGGGTGTGAGCGGTAGTCTGCGGAGTGTGACATCGAACGCGTGCGCACCGTCACACCACCCTCACTAGTTCGTCTTTCAACTTCTTAGGTAGACTTCATTCATGGAGACCGAGACGGCCACGCCCTGGCTGACCGATGCGGAGCAGTGCGCCTGGCGCACCCACCTGGAGGTCAACAGGCTGTTGACGTACCAGCTCGAAAAGGACCTGCAGCCGTTCGGCCTGACGATGAACGACTACGAGATCCTGGTGAATCTCTCCGAGTCGGAGGACGTACGGATGCGCATGAGCGACCTCGCGTCCGCCACCCTCCAGTCCAAGAGCCGCCTCTCGCACCAGATCACCCGCATGGAGAACGCGGACCTGGTGCGCCGTGAGAACTGCGAGTCCGACCGCCGGGGCCTGTACGCGGTCCTCACCGAGCACGGCATGGAGACCATGCAGAAGGTCGCGCCGCACCATGTGGCGTCCGTGCGGAGACACTTCATCGATCTGGTCGACCACGAGACGCTGATGGAGCTGGACAAGGCGCTGAAGCCGATCGCCCAGCATCTGCGGGGGCAGCGGGGCCGTAGCTGAGCCTGATCCCGGCGTCCGGGTTTCGGGCCGCCCCGAGACCCCGGACGCCGGGCGGACGGAACACGCCTACCGGCGCCGCCACGGTCCCGCGATCAGCGCCGCCGCCACGGACGCCCCACCCGCCAGCAGGAAGCACACCCCGAGCGGCAGGGCGCCGATCAGCAGTCCCGTCACCAGCGCTCCACCCGAACCGCCGGCGTTCACCGCAGCGTTCACCCACGCTCCGGCCCGCGTCCGAGAGCCTTCCGCCGCCGTCTCGTCGGCCAGCAGATACGCCGTGGTCAGCGCCGGAGCGATGAACGCGCCCGCGCAGGCCATGGCCGCCGTCAGGGTCCACATGCCGGGCGCGAGACCCGCCGCCGCGATCACGGGACCAAGACCCGCCGCGAACCAGGTCAGACGCACACGGGCGGGTGTACGCCAGTCGATCGCCCCGTTGACGAGGCCGCCCACCGCGCTGCCTGCCGAGAGGGCACCCAGGACCCACGGCACCAGGGCCGTGTCGTACGACCGCTCGGCGGCGAACGCCATCACCAGCAGTTCCACCCCACTGAGCGCCAGGCCGACACCCATGGCCACGGCGACCGGCGGCAGGAGGCCGCGGAGCCCGGCGAGGCGGCTGCCGGACTTCTCCCGCCGCGGCGCCGGACGGGGGCCGGTCATCGCCGGCGAGGTGACGAAGGCGCAGGTGCCGGCGACGATCAGCAGCGCGCTGAGCAGGAGGCCGGACGC from Streptomyces sp. 6-11-2 encodes:
- a CDS encoding methylmalonyl-CoA mutase; protein product: MDADAIEEGRHRWQARYDAARKREADFTTLSGDPVEPVYGPRPGDTYEGFERIGWPGEYPFTRGLYPTGYRGRTWTIRQFAGFGNAEQTNERYKMILGNGGGGLSVAFDMPTLMGRDSDDPRSLGEVGHCGVAIDSAADMEVLFKDIPLGDVTTSMTISGPAVPVFCMYLVAAERQGVDASVLNGTLQTDIFKEYIAQKEWLFQPEPHLRLIGDLMEHCATGIPAYKPLSVSGYHIREAGATAAQELAYTLADGFGYVELGLSRGLDVDVFAPGLSFFFDAHVDFFEEIAKFRAARRIWARWMRDVYGAKTDKAQWLRFHTQTAGVSLTAQQPYNNVVRTAVEALAAVLGGTNSLHTNALDETLALPSEQAAEIALRTQQVLMEETGVANVADPLGGSWYIEQLTDRIEADAEKIFEQIKERGLRAHPDGQHPIGPITSGILRGIEDGWFTGEIAESAFQYQRALEKGDKRVVGVNVHTGSVTGDLEILRVSHEVEREQVRVLGERKTGRDDSAVRSALDAMLAAARSGANMIEPMLDAVRAEATLGEICGVLRDEWGVYTEPAGF
- a CDS encoding DUF5937 family protein, producing the protein MPFRLHFGDDDLMRCRFAVSPLWETQEAVRTLRRPDRHGYHPHWLRRIREAAEGLDLAPLWLLMPRRGHSPDFLGPPPIGPAAVFEEEIAQVRAADPGAAREDLARALADTPGALESSRARVMLADPERAVRELADLLEAAWHALIEPEWPRLRALLEADVAFHSRRLAEVGLGALLPELDRRLSWDGRTLTVDWPGEHGRDLDGRGLVLMPSVFSWPDVISGFDPPWQPTLVYPARGLGGLWVRRGAEAGEALVRLLGRGRAAVLAALTDPASTTALAHRLDLAPSSVSAHLTVLRDAGLLTSRRYGHQVLYERTPLGMALVSGG
- a CDS encoding MFS transporter; this translates as MSAPTSSRPPLPARPSYAAVLRVPHARRTFTAALTARLSYGMVGLSVMLSVTRATGSYAVSGAVMSLFGATSVFLMPLRASLIDRYGPRRALFPMAALYGALLCALAVLTWGPGAPAAAVATAAALAGACAPPLGPAMRALWSELVADRALLPRAYSLDGVAEELLFVSGPVLVGVLVGFAPPASGLLLSALLIVAGTCAFVTSPAMTGPRPAPRREKSGSRLAGLRGLLPPVAVAMGVGLALSGVELLVMAFAAERSYDTALVPWVLGALSAGSAVGGLVNGAIDWRTPARVRLTWFAAGLGPVIAAAGLAPGMWTLTAAMACAGAFIAPALTTAYLLADETAAEGSRTRAGAWVNAAVNAGGSGGALVTGLLIGALPLGVCFLLAGGASVAAALIAGPWRRR
- a CDS encoding AIM24 family protein; this translates as MSAYGTPGAGPVVHDPTTLPADDNVNPYTFCVELKGSQWFLQKGKMIAYYGAIEFNGIGHGRLDHLIRTAFHSPLHASDWVVAEGSGRMLLADRAFDVNSFDLDDGNLTIRSGNLLAFQPSLSLKQSIVPGFLTLIGTGKFVAASNGPVVFMEPPIRVDPQALVGWADCPSPCHHYDHGYLTGVLGGLRSMTGLGPVSGEEHQFEFVGAGTVLLQSSESLMAELAAGVLPDEPGVPGGGRVSGTRGQQGGQPRLPGQLGDLQRRFGV
- a CDS encoding MarR family winged helix-turn-helix transcriptional regulator; its protein translation is METETATPWLTDAEQCAWRTHLEVNRLLTYQLEKDLQPFGLTMNDYEILVNLSESEDVRMRMSDLASATLQSKSRLSHQITRMENADLVRRENCESDRRGLYAVLTEHGMETMQKVAPHHVASVRRHFIDLVDHETLMELDKALKPIAQHLRGQRGRS
- a CDS encoding DUF3817 domain-containing protein, yielding MDIKTATALRRLRLVSAPEAVSFLLLLVCSVLKRTTDFNAVPVMGAIHGVLFILYVIFWADAWNRAKWSLGTAALYFVLSVLPTGGFFAERRLKREAEDAVIASRARREGVVNA
- a CDS encoding MTH1187 family thiamine-binding protein, coding for MIVAFSVTPLGVGEDVGEYVADAVRVVRESGLPNRTDAMFTSVEGEWDEVMDVVKRAVAAVEARAPRVSLVLKADIRPGVTDGLTAKVERVERHLAQQAE
- a CDS encoding MFS transporter, whose protein sequence is MQQQAPEPTPTPRAPDRPAPTPAPVTVAEPAAGYARVFAVPEFRAVFAAHALSLLGVMVSEIALSVLVYDLTGSPLMSALTFALGLMPYVVGGTLLSGIADRFPTRRVLVTCDLVCAACVAPMVVPGAHIGVLLALRCAVAVVSPVFQGTRMASLTDILGDGELFVLGRSLLRIVSQSALLVGFGLGGLLLTVVSPRHALLITVVTFLASAVLLRLGTRNRPARTGLPGALVGDSLRGARQVLADRRIRVLLLLFWVPPMFAVVPEALAAPYADALGAGSVGLGLLMCGLPVGTIASELYAGSRLRPAVRERIALPLVCLTLLPYLGYALRPGLAVSLLLLVLSGAGSAYTLGLDQWFVRAVPEELRGRAMTLLTAGLMTIQGVGMALAGVAAEFAGVAATVAGAGVLGTVCCVGLAVAARRTEG
- a CDS encoding AIM24 family protein, encoding MTFREINSKMVEATVVPGRRLFSQRGAMLAYRGDVAFTPNIQGGQGGLMSMIGRRVAGEATPLMTVEGSGTVFFGHGGHHVHVIEMTGDTLYVEADRLLAFEGTLQQGTMFMGSQGGVMGMVRGQVTGQGLFTTTLQGRGSVAVMAHGGVFEVPITPQRPVHVDPQAYVAHHGDVRNKLSTALGWREMVGRGSGEGFQLELSGNGTVYVQASEEKL
- a CDS encoding MarR family winged helix-turn-helix transcriptional regulator; protein product: MPKPLSLPFDPIARADELWKQRWGSVPSMAAITSIMRAHQILLAEVDAVVKPYGLTFARYEALVLLTFSKAGELPMSKIGERLMVHPTSVTNTVDRLVRSGLVARRPNPNDGRGTLAVITDKGREAVDAATRDLMAMEFGLGAYDAEECGEIFAMLRPLRIAAHDFHED
- a CDS encoding AIM24 family protein; the protein is MFRLQDSRVLAVDMTGDAVKAKNGSMVAYDGQMAFKRLTGGGEGLRGMVTRRLTGEQMTVMEVRGHGTCWFADRAAEINLVQLQGEKLYVESSNLLATDAGLRTGTTFTGLRGASQGNGLFTTTVEGHGQAAIMSDGPAVVLRVSQQYPLIVDPGAYIAHQGDVRQSFQSGVTFRTFLGEGGGEAFQIRFEGDGLVYVQPSERNTIAGDL
- a CDS encoding DUF3817 domain-containing protein is translated as MKRSVLTRYRVMAYVTGVLLVLLTLGVIAKYVLGINGAAGFTSVVGIAHGWLYVVYLVFAFDLGSKAKWPVAKQLWVLLAGTIPTAAFFVERRVSRELESRLAAQDEAPAVAKA